In Pyrus communis chromosome 8, drPyrComm1.1, whole genome shotgun sequence, one genomic interval encodes:
- the LOC137742529 gene encoding probable aspartic proteinase GIP2: MASYIVFSTLLLFFFNPSSTFAQQSFRPKALVVPVSKDASTLQYTTRISQRTPLVPINLVLDLGGQFLWVDCEQNYVSSTYRPARCHSAQCSLAKATGCGDCFSSPKPGCNNNTCGLTPDNTVTHTATGGELASDVVSVQSTTGSNPGPNVTVSRFLFACAPTFLLQGLATGVSGMAGLGRTRISLPSQFASAFSFDRKFAICLSSSTRTDVNGVVFFGDGPYVFHPRNVDVSQSLIYTRLYINPVSTASAFSQGDPSSEYFIQVNAINVNEKAVAINTTLLSIDGEGVGGTKISTVNPYTVLEASIFKAVTEMFISEAKTMNITQIGATGPFEVCFSTENVLSTRVGPSVPSIDFVFQNNSTFWRVFGANSMVQVNDNVLCLGIVNGGENPRTSIVIGGLQLEDNLLQFDLATSRLGFSSSLLFTQTTCANFNFTSIN, encoded by the coding sequence ATGGCTTCCTATATCGTCTTTTCAACacttctcctcttcttcttcaacccCTCTTCCACTTTCGCCCAACAATCTTTCCGGCCAAAAGCCCTCGTCGTCCCAGTCTCAAAAGACGCTTCTACCCTCCAATACACCACCCGCATTTCCCAAAGAACCCCTCTCGTCCCCATAAACCTAGTCCTCGACCTAGGCGGCCAGTTCTTATGGGTCGACTGCGAACAAAACTACGTGTCATCCACGTACCGCCCCGCGCGTTGCCACTCGGCCCAGTGCTCGCTCGCGAAAGCCACCGGCTGCGGCGATTGCTTCTCCTCCCCGAAACCCGGATGCAACAACAACACCTGCGGCCTCACCCCCGACAACACCGTCACGCACACAGCGACAGGCGGTGAGCTCGCATCCGACGTCGTTTCAGTCCAGTCAACCACCGGTTCCAACCCGGGACCAAACGTCACCGTTTCGCGGTTCCTTTTCGCTTGCGCGCCGACTTTCTTATTACAAGGCCTTGCTACGGGGGTTTCGGGGATGGCTGGACTCGGCCGCACCAGAATATCTCTACCTTCGCAATTCGCATCCGCGTTCAGCTTCGACAGGAAGTTCGCCATCTGTCTGTCGTCCTCCACGCGTACTGACGTAAACGGCGTCGTCTTTTTCGGGGACGGTCCCTACGTGTTCCACCCGAGAAACGTCGACGTTTCGCAGTCCCTGATCTACACCCGGCTGTACATTAATCCAGTCAGCACGGCGTCGGCTTTCTCCCAAGGCGATCCCTCGTCCGAATACTTCATCCAAGTCAACGCCATTAACGTCAACGAGAAAGCCGTCGCCATCAATACGACGCTCCTGTCGATCGACGGTGAGGGCGTCGGTGGGACCAAGATCAGCACTGTCAATCCCTACACGGTCCTCGAGGCCTCCATATTCAAGGCCGTGACTGAGATGTTCATCAGCGAAGCTAAAACCATGAACATCACTCAAATAGGCGCTACTGGCCCGTTCGAGGTGTGCTTCAGCACAGAAAATGTGCTGAGCACGCGCGTTGGGCCGTCCGTGCCCAGCATTGACTTTGTGTTTCAGAACAACAGCACGTTCTGGAGGGTGTTCGGGGCGAACTCTATGGTGCAGGTGAACGACAACGTTTTGTGCCTTGGGATTGTGAACGGCGGCGAGAATCCGAGAACTTCTATCGTGATCGGAGGGCTCCAGCTGGAGGATAATCTGCTGCAGTTCGATTTGGCCACGTCAAGGCTAGGGTTCAGCTCATCGCTTCTGTTTACGCAAACTACGTGTGCCAACTTCAACTTCACGTCCATTAATTAA
- the LOC137741818 gene encoding uncharacterized protein — protein sequence MAGQKENRKRKQPCEISSLCHRRHQTLHKKAEELEEIDVKVCIVSYDTDGNLGLWPEDKREARAIMMQFKEADKRAKLSRMRGSEVRISDMLGGKINKMKGKKKGKMEGQKKDFEGFDDCDEKGFEGFEDRGEKGFAMWDDEDLGQLGELHRDSLWCITRLMKSRIQTADEMVQSLLRDKAIQPYNFNNVMATTPNFSVDSGPAGPRLPISGYNYHNENRIVRDDFNGDFGEMGEKISNDNPTLLGSFAQSSNIYSENQSDFEAADNLAANLMRFESCAENNNVNVGGVINPPQTLISSWGRDLTHVHQRKVSKRPEALPFSVWPESLQYAMSNVF from the exons ATGGCGGGACAGAAGGAGAACCGGAAGCGCAAACAACCCTGCGAAATCAGTTCGCTGTGCCACAGAAGGCACCAGACGCTGCATAAGAAAGCTGAGGAGCTCGAGGAGATCGATGTGAAAGTTTGTATTGTTTCTTATGATACCGATGGTAATTTAGGGCTCTGGCCGGAAGACAAGCGCGAGGCTCGAGCCATCATGATGCAGTTCAAAGAAGCTGATAAGAGAGCAAAGTTATCACGAATGCGTGGATCGGAGGTCAGGATTTCAGATATGTTGGGAGGCAAGATAAATAAGATGAAgggaaaaaagaagggaaagatGGAAGGACAAAAGAAGGATTTCGAAGGTTTTGATGATTGCGACGAAAAGGGTTTTGAGGGTTTTGAAGATCGTGGCGAGAAGGGTTTTGCAATGTGGGATGATGAGGATTTAGGGCAGCTGGGTGAGTTGCATAGGGATTCGTTGTGGTGTATAACTAGGCTTATGAAGAGCCGTATACAAACTGCGGATGAGATGGTTCAATCATTACTTAGGGACAAAGCTATTCAGCCTTATAATTTCAACAATGTTATGGCCACCACTCCAAATTTCTCAGTAGATTCTGGACCAGCCGGTCCAAGGTTGCCAATTTCCGGATATAATTATCACAACGAGAATCGTATTGTTA GGGATGATTTTAATGGGGATTTTGGTGAGATGGGGGAGAAGATTAGCAACGATAATCCTACATTGTTGGGCTCTTTTGCTCAAAGCTCCAATATTTACAGTGAGAATCAATCAGATTTTGAGGCAGCAGACAACCTTGCTGCTAATTTGATGAGATTTGAAAGCTGTGCGGAGAATAATAATGTCAATGTTGGCGGTGTTATTAATCCACCACAAACCCTAATTAGCTCATGGGGTAGGGATTTAACTCACGTTCATCAACGAAAGGTATCCAAACGTCCGGAGGCATTGCCGTTTTCAGTCTGGCCAGAGTCCTTGCAGTATGCTATGTCCAATGTTTTTTAG
- the LOC137742718 gene encoding uncharacterized protein, whose amino-acid sequence MDGEERKLGFKRKNPYQDSGFQNRNHHQAFDQHMLPEGWVGCPANGGEISCIIPSKVPLGESFNDHIAGETYTPKQVIHQQRLLGRELGLVIDLTNTTRYYPLSDWTKEGIRHVKIQCRGRDSAPDNAAVDKFLYEVSQFFSHSTNPMRYILVHCTHGHNRTGFMIVHFLVRNESISVTQAIDTFARARPPGIYKQDYIDELYKFYQERKPESVVCPQTPEWKRVSHLDEKAEAVMHQDNGYHARNEAMTIDDVLGERIPYNQQKSMQEAVYDLLKMEKRGKGNLQFPGSHPVSLNRDNQQLLRQRYYYATWKADGTRYMMLITWDGCYLIDRKFFFRRVQMRFPCKFSNKVIPDKTHNFTLLDGEMIIDTDPNTQKQDRRYLIYDVIAINQVSLVELQFHERWRMLEKEVIEPRNMERDTLSKSVEPYYRYDFELFSVRRKGFWLLSTVTKLLRKFIPGLSHASDGLIFQGWDDAYVPRTHEGLLKWKFPEMNSVDFLFELGVDGRELLFLNERGKKKLMGGYRVVFKDELDPAFCSGKIVECAWDAEQNVWVCMRTRPDKSTPNEFNTYKKVMRSINDNITEQVLLKEIEEIVRLPMYADRIRNDIKAHEHTSSSRRR is encoded by the exons ATG gatggagaagaaagaaaattgggaTTCAAGAGAAAAAACCCATATCAGGATTCTGGGTTTCAGAACAGAAATCATCATCAAGCTTTTGATCAACACATGCTCCCTGAAG GTTGGGTTGGTTGCCCTGCAAATGGTGGAGAAATAAGCTGTATAATTCCATCAAAAGTACCTCTTGGTGAGTCTTTCAATGACCATATTGCTGGTGAAACATACACTCCAAAGCAAGTCATTCATCAGCAAAGACTGCTAGGAAGAGAA CTCGGTTTAGTGATTGATTTAACGAACACTACTCGTTACTATCCCCTTTCGGATTGGACAAAAGAAGGCATTCGGCATGTTAAG ATACAATGCAGAGGAAGGGATTCCGCACCCGATAATGCAGCTGTAGATAAATTTCTTTATGAG GTATCACAATTTTTCTCCCATAGCACAAACCCAATGAGGTATATACTTGTTCACTGTACGCATGGGCATAACCGCACAGGCTTCATGATTGTTCATTTTCTTGTACGCAACGAATCAATTTCAGTTACCCAG GCAATAGATACATTTGCCAGGGCACGTCCTCCAGGGATATACAAACAGGACTATATTGATGAACTGTACAAGTTTTATCAAGAAAGAAAGCCGGAATCAGTTGTTTGCCCTCAAACTCCTGAGTGGAAGAGAGTTTCCCATCTTGATGAAAAAGCAGAAGCTGTGATGCATCAGGACAAT GGGTATCATGCAAGAAATGAAGCAATGACGATTGATGATGTTTTGGGCGAACGAATACCTTATAACCAGCAAAAATCGATGCAAGAAGCTGTTTATGATTTACTCAAGATGGAGAAAAGG GGTAAAGGAAATTTACAATTTCCTGGGTCGCATCCTGTTTCGCTCAACAG GGACAACCAACAACTATTACGACAGCGCTATTACTATGCCACGTGGAAAGCTGATGGAACACGTTATATGATGCTAATTACGTGGGACGGCTGTTATTTGATTgataggaaattttttttccgACGGGTCCAGATGCGGTTCCCCTGCAAATTCTCAAATAAG GTTATACCTGATAAGACCCACAACTTCACTTTACTTGATGGAGAGATGATAATCGACACTGACCCAAACACTCAAAAGCAAGACCGAAGATACCTCATTTATGACGTCATTGCAATCAACCAAGTCTCTCTTGTAGAG CTGCAATTCCATGAACGGTGGAGGATGCTTGAAAAAGAAGTGATCGAGCCTCGAAATATGGAACGTGATACTCTTTCCAAGAGTGTAGAGCCTTATTACAGATATGACTTTGAACTGTTCAGT GTGAGGAGGAAGGGTTTTTGGTTGCTGTCTACGGTTACCAAGCTTTTGAGGAAATTCATTCCTGGGCTTTCACATGCATCAGACGGTCTGATATTCCAG GGCTGGGACGATGCATATGTACCCCGAACGCATGAAGGTCTTTTGAAGTGGAAGTTTCCTGAAATGAATTCAGTTGATTTTCTCTTTGAG TTAGGAGTTGATGGCCGTGAGCTACTTTTTCTGAATGAGCGCGGAAAGAAGAAGCTAATGGGAGGTTATAGGGTTGTTTTTAAAG ATGAATTGGACCCTGCTTTTTGTTCGGGGAAGATTGTAGAGTGTGCGTGGGATGCCGAGCAAAATGTATGGGTGTGTATGCGGACTAGGCCGGACAAATCAACCCCGAATGAGTTCAATACCTATAAGAAG GTAATGCGAAGCATAAACGATAATATTACGGAGCAAGTGCTGTTGAAGGAGATTGAGGAGATTGTCCGGCTACCCATGTACGCTGACCGAATACGCAACGACATTAAGGCGCACGAGCACACATCGTCTTCCCGGCGCCGGTGA